The Lathyrus oleraceus cultivar Zhongwan6 chromosome 5, CAAS_Psat_ZW6_1.0, whole genome shotgun sequence genome includes the window TCACAACAGTCCTTTGTCCCCAAAATGTATTCATCAAGCCTGCAACCCTTTAATTATAGGCAAGAATAGAGATTACCACAAGGGAAAATATCTCTCTCGAGTTTGACATAAATGGTTCATACCCTTTAATTATAGGCAAGAATAGAGATTACCACAAGGGAAAATATCTCTCTCGAGTTTGACATAAATGGTTCATGGAAGATATTTCTGTTGTTTGTAGTTGTAGCGGATGCAACCCTTTAATTATAGGCAAGACTAGAGATTGAAGGTTTCTTCCTATCAATCCCAAATTTGACCTGGCATCCCACATATTTTCATAATGGCAAAAATATTCTTGTCAAAATTTAATCTACAAGATCGAGCGAAAAATCTAGTAATGCAACAGAAAAATCCGgtatatttttttaatttttttgaaaaattgaaaAATCTGATAGTTTATTTTGATAGGCAAAAAAGAAACGAAATTAACACTATCGTATTTTTCGATAAATACAATAAAAACTCGTATGTTTTTGAAAAATCCAATAGTGTATTTTAAATATTCCAATAAAAACTCATAGTTTTTGAAAAATTTGACAGTGTTTTAAAAAATCCAATAAAACCTCATATTTTTTAAAtattccacaaaaattcatactTTTTTAAAAATCCTATAAAATCTCATAGATTTTTTGAAAAATCCGATAAAAATTCTTAGactttttaaaaaaatagataaaaattcactatttgttttgaaaaatccaataaaaatacataatttttttgaaaaatccGGTAAAAACTAATAGACTTTTTAAAAAATATGGTAAAAACTCACTTTTGAAAAATCCAATAAAAATTGGTAGGATTTTGAAAAATTCGATAGTTCAAATTCAGTAAAAATTATAAGATTCTCCAAAAATCTCATAAAAACTCATTAAATTCTTTAAAAATCCATTAAAATTCAGAAATTTTTAAAAATCCAGAAAACACACAATttttcaaaaattctcaaaaataGTATTATGATAAACGCATGGAGGAAGTGGGGATGTCTAAGTAAAATTTAGGGCAGAAAGAAACCTCTAGAAATTGCCACAAGGGAAAATTATCTCTCTCCAACTTGACATAAATGGTTGGTGGAAGATATTTTTGTTGTCCGTAGTTATACCGGATGCCATGGTTTTGTTTGGAACAAGAGCCTTTTGTATATATACATATAACATACACACCATCAGATATGATGCTAGAATCATGCTCCAATTGATGACTATACATTATTTTAAGAAACAAATATGCTAGGCTATAATAACAACATAAATGCTAATGATTTACATGATAGGCTATGATGACATGATCCTATAATCAAGTGATCATGTCTCACATATGTTCCATGTTTGAAACATCCATTTACAGAGACATAATTTAGAGTCGTAATGCAATGCAAGCATGAATGTTGGAAATGGAAATGCCAATTACTTTTTATGTATGTTTTCCATTTTGCAAGACTAGTGACATGGAGGCCGTGAGGGTGAAAGATACCATTACCATATATATGAGCCAACTTCACAATTTATCACATAGGTGATATGTGTATAAACTAACAGGTGAATAACTAAATCACCTTATTCCAGAATGGCAGAATCCACAAGTTTAAAACAATAATCAAAAATATGTTCCTAGGTAGAAATTTTAGAATACAAATACATTaccaaagaaaaacaaaagcatctaCATACTTCTTCATGAAAATCTGTCTGCATCCCAAATTCCCAATGACAAAGATTTATTGTTCTACATATATGATTTTACCCGTAAGGTAATGAAAGGAAATGAGTACCAAGTTGGTCATAATCTACTTAAGCAACATCTATCATATTCTGACCTTCGAACATCCAATGCGGTTTAGCAAGAGTTCTCTTCATTGCCTTCACTCCGAATGGATTATCCTTACTCTGCAATACAAACCAATTCAAATAGTGCATAATTAGTGATAATTCAAAGCTTCGCCGGCAAATATATATTATGTATATAGCATTTACCCGAAGACAGGTCCCCTGGCGAGTGTTGCAAACGGGATAGTCATGAGGACAACAACTTGATCGATCTTTACAACAAACTGCAGCTTCAAGAGGACAACATCCCCATGAGAAGCATAGTTTTCCAAATCCAAATGTACAACAGCAAGTAGTGCCCGAAGCACAACTGTAGGATCTACTACAAACAGATGGCGGGTTCACAGGTGAAGGAGGAGATGGTCCCGGATTCGGAGGATTTTGGCCTTTCTTTATAGGATAGGAAGACTGCAATGCAATTCCACATTTCCCTGACACGCTCGTTGCTATATTGCGCTCCATTTTTACATATCCTGCTTCTCCCCAGCTCTTACCCCATGAATTCCTCACTATCCAATAATCAACTCCGTTTTCTGTTCCATACCCTACGGCAGCAACACCATGGTCTAATGATGTCCCACATTTTCCGGTAAATATACCCTGCAAAAATCGAGATAAATAGTCAGGGCCGGTTTTAAGAGCGTGCAAGACAGACTACCGCATAGGACTTAAAACACGATTAAACAGTGGTTaaatagggtctctatttattTTGTCATGGCTAAAATGCGACTAATTTACAACCTCTAAAAAGTTGAGACGGCTCTGCAAGTATATACTAAGGCGAAAAACAAAGAAGTACTGTTTCACATAGATAGGTAAAAGAGAGCCTAGCGATAGAAATTTCAAATGACTCATAAAACTGATGAAGAAACTTACTGATACATATAACTGGAATTCCCTACCAGCTGCTTCAATGGCAACGCTGATTGGTTGATTTGCAACAGCTTTTTTTAAGGCTAACTCGTCATTAGCAGGAACCTGTTCGTAGTCATCAATTGTAACAACTCTCGCATTTTTCTGTATCAGAAGACGGCGGAGAGAATTATAAGTAATTATTCCAGTGATAACTAATACAATTATCATATAAATCAAGACTAACTTACCTTGTTTTGATCACATTTACCATCAACAGCTCGATAGGGATAATCCTTATCAGTGTCAATGCCACCATTGTTTATGATGAACTCAAAGGCATATTCCATGAGCCCGCCATCGCAACCTGCATTATTGGTTCTGTCACAATCAATCAGTTCTTGTTCTGATAGTGAAACAAGCTCGTCTGTGACTATCTTGTTAATCCCTTCCACTGCAGCTATTGCTGAAAAAGCCCAGCAACTACCTTCatttaaacaaaacaaaaaaagatTACACACTGATACACCAAAACGAGTAACTCATTAGCAACTGGACCGACATCCGTTGGCAAATTAAAACATCTTTATAATGCAATGCAATGCAACAACTCtaaagataaataaataaaacagaATTTAGAAACGCTTCATGTTTAGTGTCTACCTTTACAAACAATGTAAAAAGCACAAGACAACATAAGGATACTAATAAAGGCATAAAGCTATAGTTTTCAATCTAGAATTAAAGGTAAAATGCATCAATAATTTCATATACACATCGCATCACTAAAATAACCTTAAAATGAGTACATACGATTTTCTTTTCGAATTCGAACTCAGGATTTCTGATTAAACTGGAAAAAAAAACTAAAGAGACTCATCATCTCTAGAGCTGTCAATTTAGGGGGCCAGGGCCTAATTTTTAAGGCCCCAAAAATATAGGGGGCccaaaatttaaaaaataaatgaGCCCTTAAATATATGGGGCCCCTAAAATAAAGGCCCATAAAATTCAATTGAGGGCTTAAGGCCCCatcattttttaaaattgattttttaaagaaaaatttgttttttttaaagaaaaaattattatttttttattttcatgaattttttttttcaaaaaaaccgacttttttaatttcataaaaaatcgattttgtttcaaataaaactaaactttttaataaaaaaaatcgATTTCATTATTCCGGAAAAAATCGATATTTTTTCTATTATCGGGAAAAGTCGGTTTTTTATTATTTTCGAAAAAAgccaatttaaaaaaaaatcacattttttttattatttttgaaaatatcAACTTCTTTTTTTTATAACAAAATGACATTTTATGTTTCGaaaaaaaatcgatttttttGTTGGAAAacattaatttttttatttttgaaaaatatcAACTTTTTTCTTTCgaaaaaaaaatttttttttaaaaaacaaatcGCCTTTATCATTTTAAAAAGAAATcaattttttttgtatttttgaaaaaatcaacttttttcctatttttgaaaaaataatttttttcttcagaaatatcactttttcagaaaaaataaaaaatataaatattttaaaaaaaatcgactatgttattttttttttgaaaaaaattaatgtttttcttgaaaaaatcaactttttttttaatttttgaaaataatttttacttttttttcagaaaaaaaattaattttctaatttttttattattttaaaatatatatttaaaaaaataaaatattttgtttcaaataaattatattttgaGCCCCTCACTTAGGCCCCTCAAAAACCAAAAATAAGATGGGGCTTAAAAATAAGGGGCCAAAAAATTATTGATTTAGTAGGGGCCTAAAAAAATTGGGCCGAATAAGGGGCCCAATTGTTGGGGCTTTCTCATTTAGGGCTTTTTTGACACTTCTAATCATCTCATCCAAGTGCTATTTGCCTCATGATAAAAATCATTTTAGGACAGTAAAAAAATAT containing:
- the LOC127088095 gene encoding low-temperature-induced cysteine proteinase, encoding MGFNTSPIAVILIVVTIFTVTLASDMSIISYGQTHTDKSSWRTEEEVKSIYEEWRVRHEKLNNNNNNLGENEKRFEIFKDNLKFIDEHNAENRTYKVGLNRFADLSNEEYRSMYLGFRADSNRLGKAVTKSNRYAASVGDNLPESVDWRNKGAVAQVKNQGGCGSCWAFSAIAAVEGINKIVTDELVSLSEQELIDCDRTNNAGCDGGLMEYAFEFIINNGGIDTDKDYPYRAVDGKCDQNKKNARVVTIDDYEQVPANDELALKKAVANQPISVAIEAAGREFQLYVSGIFTGKCGTSLDHGVAAVGYGTENGVDYWIVRNSWGKSWGEAGYVKMERNIATSVSGKCGIALQSSYPIKKGQNPPNPGPSPPSPVNPPSVCSRSYSCASGTTCCCTFGFGKLCFSWGCCPLEAAVCCKDRSSCCPHDYPVCNTRQGTCLRSKDNPFGVKAMKRTLAKPHWMFEGQNMIDVA